TCATTTCTATTCTTCGCCCTCGGTGTCTTTGCGTGCACTGGCCTCGGCTCGAAATTCGTATTGCGTGTACCGGAGAACGGACTGATCGCACTTAATGTCCCATTGGATCCTTTGCGTCTTGGCTCAAATAGCACGAGGACAACTCATCCATTTTACATGGCGAGATGGAACAATTTGCTGGTCGAGTTAGGCATCGATGGCCGCGTCGAGAACCCTTACTGGGATAAGACCAAAGGGGAGATGGTAGCTGCATGCGCGAACGGTCCTTTGTTGGAGACACTCGTTGCTGACTCCCTGTCGTGTTCATCGCCATCCAAAGGCCGATGGAAGGGGCACGGCATTGAGCATTGTGGCTATTGTCTGCCCTGTTTGATTCGTCGTGCTGCACTCGATGCGGCCTGGGGTCATGGCCGTGATTCTACTGTCTATACTATACCCGATCTTCGAGCTCATCCTCTGGATACGCGTGAGTCGATTGGCAAACAGGTGCGCTCATTTCAAGTTGCAATTGAGCGGCTGCGTGGAAATCCAGATTTAGCAAGGCTGCTCATTCACAAGCCGGGACCGCTCACTGATGAGATCTCACGGCTCGATCAATTGTCCAATGTTTATCTGCGCGGCCTCAACGAAGTCGCTCAACTAATCGATGGCGTGGAAACGAGACCGAGCTGATGTCGGATAATTTATGATCGCAACAAATGGCCTTGTGGACTTTCACTGCCATCTTGATTTGTACCCCAATTATCCATCGGTCGTTATGGAGTCAGACAACGCTGGCGTGTATACGCTTGCTGTGACGACAACTCCAAGAGCATGGGCACGCAACAATAAATTGGCTCAGGCAACACGCCATGTGCGAGCTGCGCTTGGACTTCATCCTCAGCTTGTCGACAAGCTCGCAGACGAGATTACTCTTTGGGAATCACACCTTGGTGAAACACGCTATGTCGGAGAGGTGGGATTAGATGCCGGACCACGCTTCTATAAGTCGTTAGATTTGCAAAAACAAGTCTTTGAGCGGATGTTACGCCTATGTGCAGCTGCTGGCGACAAAGTCATCTCAGTACATAGTGTTCGGGCTGTTAAGATGGTTTTGGATCATATAGAATCATTTCTACCTTCCAGTCGAGGAAAGGTAGTTCTCCACTGGTTTACAGGTACTAAAGCAGAAGCACAGCGTGCTATAGATATGGGTTGCTATTTTTCGGTTAACGCTGCGATGCTTGATAATGCTCGTTATGCAGCGGTAGTTGCTGTTGTTCCCTTCGAGAGGCTACTGACAGAGACAGATGGACCGTTCACAACAACTGCAGGTCGTAACTCAAAGCCTGCTGACGTAGCTGCAGTTGTTGAGACGTTGGGGCAAATGCTGGGTCTACCAGCGATAACAATTGTGGAGCGAATTCGAGAAAATCTTCATAAATTGCTCGCATAGGGTTGGAAGAGAGTGAAATGATGGAATTCCGCATAGCCGACACATTCACCGATAGCTTGGCAAAACTGACAGGAGAAGAACAGAAGGCCGTGAAGAACACGGCCTTTGACCTGCAACTGAATCCTGCCAATCCCGGCATGCAGTTTCATGAGCTCGACAAGGTGAAAGACAGGCAGTAGAAATAGGCGTGTGGTGTGAAAAGTGACGATGCGATTCAGCGTTGTCGATACCGATATCTATATGGTAGATTGAAATAGTGATAATAACTTAAGAGTGAGCAAAGGAGGTCTGCATGCTTAAGCAAACGATTCAATACACATCACCTCTGGATGCGTTGGTTGCGGTGGCCAAGCGGCTGAATTCCTTCGAAAATAAGCAGCAGATGGGATCAGAGGAGTTTTTTGACCAATACAGCCGTGGAAAACTGTCGGATGAGGCAGTGTTTGTTGAGTGGGCTAATGATTACCGACACTATCTGCATCTTCATCAGGAATTAGAAAAAAAGCTGCAAAATGCTGCATAAGGTTCTGTCTGCTTATCTGGATCGTGTTGAACGCGCAATTCTCCAGTGCCGCAATGCGTATGTTGAGATTTACACAGAGGAAATACTGACACCGGAACGGGCCAGTCTTCGGATTCGTCTCCGGTTTGAACAGGGTCATCTTCTGGAAATCAACGAAGCCGTAGTTATTGTGGATAACAAGCTTGTTCCCCTTGATTATCGTTATCATTGCCAGGATGAACAAAATCGTTTGATTTTTCGCTATGACAGTACGCCTCACTTTCCTGACTTGCCGGGTTTTCCTCATCACAAACATCTGCCTGACGACGTAATTGCCTCTGAGCGTCCCGATATTGAGCGGGTTGTGCAAGAATCCATGAAAGCAGCTGAATAGATAGTCCTATGCAATTCCGCATCGCCGACACATTCACCGATAGCTTGGCAAAACTGACAGGAGAAGAACAGAAGGCTGTAAAGACCACGGCCTTTGACCTGCAACTGAATCCTGCCAATCCCGGCATGCAGTTCCATAAGCTCGACAAGGCTAAGGATAAGAACTTCTGGTCGATTCGGGTCAACAGCGATATCCGAATGATCGTTCACAAAACCAGCGAAAGTCTGCTCCTGTGCTACGTGGCCCATCATGATGACGCCTACCGCTGGGCTGAAAAACGCAAGCTGGAGATCCATCCCAAGACCGGAGCGGCTCAATTGGTAGAGATTCGGGAGACGGTGCAGGAGATCATCATTCCCAAATACGTCGAGGCTGTTCAACCTGTACAATCCAAGCTTCCCTTGTTTGCACATATTTCCGAAGATGCATTGCTCAGCTACGGTGTGCCAGTAGAGTGGATTGAAGATGTCCAAAAGGCTGACGAGGATTCCCTGTTGGCTCTAACCGATCATCTGCCTGGTGAGGCTGCCGAAGCGCTGCTAGATCTGGCAACCGGCGTCACACCGCAAGTATTGCAGCCTGTGGCTGCCGATATTGGACCATTCGATCATCCTGACGCGCAACGCAGGTTCCGAGTGATGAATAACGTTGAAGAACTGGAAGCAGCGCTTGAATATCCTTGGGAAAAGTGGGCTGTCTTTCTTCATCCGGCACAGCGGCAGCTTGTTGAAAGAGATTACGGTGGCCCGGCGAGGGTATCGGGATCAGCAGGAACAGGCAAGACCATTGTTGCCCTGCATAGGGCTGTATACCTGACCCGTTCAACCCCCGATGCTCGTGTACTGCTTGCGACGTTTTCAGATACCCTGGCAAGTGCCTTGAGAACAAAACTGAAACGACTGATCGGTAATGAACCACGGCTTGGAGACAGATTGGAAGTGCATGCCATGAATGCAATTGGCAGGCGTCTTTATGAGTTGAATTTTGGTCGGCCACAGGTGGCATCGCGAGAGGTTATAAGTCAGCTTATGCAAGAAGCTGCTGCTACTGTTGAGGGGCAGAAGTTCAGTATGCGCTTTCTGAGGGCTGAGTGGGAACAGGTGGTGGATGCGTGGCAACTGGAAAGCTGGGAGGCGTATCGTGACGTCACCCGATTAGGTCGAAAAACTCGTCTTCCTGAACAGAGGAGGCAGATGCTCTGGTCAATCTTCGAGCAGGTGAGAGCCAAACTGAAGAGTCTCAATCTTGTGACCTATGCCGACATGTTTAGCAGATTGGCAATACGCATTGCAGACAGCAAGAACCCGCCATTTGACTTCACCGTTGTGGACGAGGCCCAGGATATCAATGTGCCCCAATTGCGATTTCTCGCTGCACTGGGCGCCGGAAGTCCCAACGCTCTCTTCTTTGCCGGCGACCTGGGCCAACGGATTTTTCAGCAGCCCTTTTCCTGGAAATCACTCGGTGTAGATATTCGCGGACGTTCAAGAACCCTGCGAATCAATTACCGGACTTCTCATCAGATCAGGATGCAGGCTGATCGCCTGTTGGGACCAGAACTGTCAGATGTTGATGGCAACACAGAAGAACGGCAAGGCACTATCTCGGTGTTTAACGGACCAGAACCGGTCATAATGGTTTTGGACAGTTCGGATAAGGAAATTGCTTCTGTCGGCAAATGGCTTGTCGATCGGATTGGTGAGGGCATCAAGCCCCATGAGATCGGTGTTTTTGTACGATCTGAGGCAGAACTTGAACGGGCCTGCGCAGCTGTTAATCAGGCCGGTCTTGCCTTCAAAGTGCTTGACGAGAATGTGGAAACAGCGAGCGGTTACATATCGATCAGCAGCATGCACCTTGCAAAGGGACTTGAGTTTCGCGCTGTTGTCGTAATGGCCTGCGATGACGAGATCATTCCCCTTCAGGACCGAATCGAAACTGTTTCAGACGATGCTGATCTGCAGGAAGTCTACGACACCGAACGCCATCTTTTGTATGTCGCCTGCACACGGGCCCGGGATCATCTGCTGGTTACGAGCGGCGACGAACCGTCAGAGTTTCTTGATGACTTGAGGATGTGATTATATTATTCCGGAATGACTTAGTTATCTACTGCTCCTTGTTATGATCTCTTGTTGTAGCTATATTTTGTATATATTTGAGGAGTTCCGATGCCGGGATATTTAATTCGGTCATCTTGTTGATAACCTGCATTTGCTCATCAGTAAGCTTCGGAGGCAATACTTCCGTTGTATCGAATAGCGGCTCAATGTCTGCTTTTTCAACTGCTTCCCA
This sequence is a window from Nitrospirota bacterium. Protein-coding genes within it:
- a CDS encoding TatD family hydrolase, with the protein product MIATNGLVDFHCHLDLYPNYPSVVMESDNAGVYTLAVTTTPRAWARNNKLAQATRHVRAALGLHPQLVDKLADEITLWESHLGETRYVGEVGLDAGPRFYKSLDLQKQVFERMLRLCAAAGDKVISVHSVRAVKMVLDHIESFLPSSRGKVVLHWFTGTKAEAQRAIDMGCYFSVNAAMLDNARYAAVVAVVPFERLLTETDGPFTTTAGRNSKPADVAAVVETLGQMLGLPAITIVERIRENLHKLLA
- a CDS encoding DEAD/DEAH box helicase; protein product: MQFRIADTFTDSLAKLTGEEQKAVKTTAFDLQLNPANPGMQFHKLDKAKDKNFWSIRVNSDIRMIVHKTSESLLLCYVAHHDDAYRWAEKRKLEIHPKTGAAQLVEIRETVQEIIIPKYVEAVQPVQSKLPLFAHISEDALLSYGVPVEWIEDVQKADEDSLLALTDHLPGEAAEALLDLATGVTPQVLQPVAADIGPFDHPDAQRRFRVMNNVEELEAALEYPWEKWAVFLHPAQRQLVERDYGGPARVSGSAGTGKTIVALHRAVYLTRSTPDARVLLATFSDTLASALRTKLKRLIGNEPRLGDRLEVHAMNAIGRRLYELNFGRPQVASREVISQLMQEAAATVEGQKFSMRFLRAEWEQVVDAWQLESWEAYRDVTRLGRKTRLPEQRRQMLWSIFEQVRAKLKSLNLVTYADMFSRLAIRIADSKNPPFDFTVVDEAQDINVPQLRFLAALGAGSPNALFFAGDLGQRIFQQPFSWKSLGVDIRGRSRTLRINYRTSHQIRMQADRLLGPELSDVDGNTEERQGTISVFNGPEPVIMVLDSSDKEIASVGKWLVDRIGEGIKPHEIGVFVRSEAELERACAAVNQAGLAFKVLDENVETASGYISISSMHLAKGLEFRAVVVMACDDEIIPLQDRIETVSDDADLQEVYDTERHLLYVACTRARDHLLVTSGDEPSEFLDDLRM